TGCAGAGAAAGCATGTCTGATTACGTGGGGAATTGTTACTCTGGTTGACGGATGTTTGGTTCAAAGGCCCAGCCGGCGCATAAAAAAAGCAGGGCTGAAACAGCCCTGCGGGATATTGATTTCCGTTGTTGCAGGAACTTATTTTTCTTTCTTTTTAGCGTCTTCTTTCTTTGCCGCTGGTTTTGGGGCAGGCTTCTTTTCTTCTGGTTTCTTTTCCGCTTTCTTTTCAGTCTTCTTTTTTGCGGGTTTGGGAGCAGGTTTTTTCTCTTTCTTAGGGGCCGGCTTTTTCTCAGCTGGTTTGGCGGGTTCGGGTTTTGCTGCTGCTACCGGTTTGGGTTCTTCGGGAAGACCAACGATCTCCAGGCCGGTAATTTGTTTTTGTAAGGCCAGTCCCGCGGGGCGAGTGACCTTGGTTTGCCAGACATAGAGTCGTTTCAGTTTTTTTAATGAGCCGAGCTGGGGTAATCCGGCATCTGTGATTTCTGTTCCATAGAGGTTCAAATATTCCAGGTTGGGGAGGGACTGCAGGTGTTTGAGACCGGCATCGTTGACTTTCGTTTTTTCAAGGTGCAGATGTGTCAGATCTTTGAGGTGTTTCAGATGGGCTAGGCCAGCAGAAGTGACTTCGGTTCCTCGCAAATTGAGGTTGGCTACTTTGGGCAGGCCGGCCAACGTTTTGAGAGTGTCATCGTTAACTTTCTGGTCCGAGAGATGGAAGGCAATTTCCAGACGGTCATCATTTTGTGCCAATTCCAGAACCGATCCACCTGCGGCTCGAATCTTTGATTTGGCCTGTTCCGTCGCCGGGTCTGCTTTCTTATCTTCTGCCGAAACTACGGGAATGATTGAGAGTGAAATTACGGTAAATAGCGCTACTGAAAAAATTCTCATTTTACCTATCCTTACTTTCGCTGGTGTTCTTCGGTATCGATGTCAAAGCTGAAGGAACATCATCTTTTATCATGTTTTCTCTCGACTACCCTGAAGAGTGACGTGCATTAAATCAATATGGACAATAGAGATAAATCCTAAATTATCAATTCAACTTATCTTGATGTATTTTATCAGGAGGGGACCGGTTTCGAAAAGAGTCAGCTCAAAAAATGTCAGTTTTGGACTGGAATATCAATGGAGGCTGTTTTTTGCCTGTCTCTGGGGAAATGGTCTCGATTCAAATCAGAAAATCTATTAACCTTCCGCCTCGGAAGTTTCTACCATTTGAATAGTAAAGTCTGAACTGGAAACAATTAATGTCATCAGTTTCACCTTCGTACCCTCGAGATACCATCATTCACGGGTTGGGTCGCGGAGTGATCAATACAATTTGTCTCATGGGTGACCTGTTTCTCTTTGGCTGGGAAATGCTGGGTTGGATGGTGACGCGCCTGCCTCCCCGCAGCAATCTCTGGTGGTGTATGTACCACATCGGGATTCAAAGTATCCCTGTCATCCTGATTACGGGCGGTTTTATCGGCATGGTACTGTCTGTGCAGTCCTATGATCAGTTCAAGCTGATGCACCTGGAAAATCAAATCGGTGCGGTGATCTCCATCTCGCTGGTGGAAGAACTGGGACCGGTTCTGGCGGCGATTATGCTGGCGGGACGTGTCGGAACTTCGATGTCGGCCGAGCTGGGAACGATGCGCGTGACCGAGCAGATCGATGCCTTGCGTGCGCTTGGGGCAGATCCGGTCCATTACCTGGTCGTGCCGCGATTTCTGGCCTGTTGTTTATTGATCCCACTACTCACAATCATTGCGGACGCGGTGGGAATATTGGGAGGCTGGTTTTTCAGCACCCAGATCTTAGGCGTCGATTCATTTTACTACTGGCATTATTCAATACAATTTGTGTACGCATATGATGTGATGGGCGGGATTTTCAAGAGCTTCTTCTTTGGTGCTGCCATTTCGTTGATCTCCTGTCACCGGGGGTTCCATTGTGGTGCCGGCGCTGAAGGGGTCGGTAAAGCGGCGACAGAAGCATTTGTGTATTCTTTCATCATGATCATGATTCTGGATTTCCTGCTGGGAGTTGGAATTGTTAATTTCTACCACTTCATGCAGACGATCTATCCGGGCGTACTCAGATAACACAGCGTTAATTAAACTGAACCAAAAGAAAATATTGTTATGGATGATAAAACATCAAAAGACGGCTATGTGATTGAACTGCGCAATGTATCGCGTCAGTTTGGCACGCAGCAGGTTTTGCGCGATGTTTCATTTGGGGTGCGTCGCGGAGAAACACTGGTTGTGATCGGGGAAAGTGGTTGCGGAAAAAGTGTAACCATGAAATTGATCATGAATTTATTGCAACCAACTCAAGGCGATGTATTGTGGAATGATCGTTCGATTTCGGATCGCAGCCCGCGTGAATTGCACCGGGATCGGTTGCGGATCGGATATCTGTTTCAAGGGGCGGCACTATTTGACAGCCTTTCTGTCTACGAAAATGTTGCCTTTGGTTTAACTCAGAATACCAAACTGAAAAAAGCAGAGATTGATCAGATTGTGGTCGAACGATTAAGAGAAGTCGGCCTGTCTGAAACAATCAGTCAGAAGAAGCCGGCACAACTTTCCGGTGGTATGAAAAAACGTGTAGGCTTGGCGCGCGCTCTGGCAATGACGCCTGAAGTCATGCTGTATGATGAACCGACAACGGGTCTTGACCCTGTGATGACGGATGTGATTAACGAGCTGATTCTGCAGACACGTGCCAGTCGCCCGGTAACCAGCATCGTCGTGACTCATGATATGAGTACTGTGAAAAAAGTCGCCGATCGGATTATTATGCTGTATCCACTGGCGCGTCTGAATTCGGGAGAGGAGCAAATCGTCTTCGAAGGGACAGCAGACGAAGCGTTTGCGTGTTCTTCGCCGCGCGTGCATCAGTTTGTCTATGGCGAAGCCGGAGACCGGATTCGGGAAATGGCAGAGGCTGCCTGAGCGGTCACTGTTCAGGAATCGTATTCATCAATCAATTTAAAACGAATCAGAAGGTTTGATCTCAAGGATGGGATCGAGATTGAGGCAATTATGACGGATCGCCAGATACAATTTCGAGTAGGGCTGTTTGTGATTTCCGCGATGATTACGGGAGCCGCAATGATTTTCCAGTTTGGTCAGTTAGAGACCTTATGGAAAAAGAAATACACGATTGCGATGCGATTTGAATCCATCTCCGGAGTACATCGTGGGACGCCAGTTGTGCGGCACGGGATTCGGATTGGCGAGGTGAGTAAGATTATCACCAGTGATTCCAAGCCGGGGGTGATGTTGCTGGTGGCCATCAGTGAAACTCAGCATTTGCGAAAAGACGCCAGCCCACAGATTGTCAGTTCGATTATGGGCGATTCAAAAATTGTGATCACTCCTGGCAAGAGTACTGACTTTATCAAGCCGGGAGAACGTCTGATCGGACAGGCCTCGAGTGATCCAATGGAAGTTGTTTTCCGGATGGAGAAGCAGGTCTCTACAACACTGGAAGCGTTCACTTCGACCAGTAAAGAATGGGAAAAACTGGCTGGGAACATGAATCGGCTGATGGAGACTAAAGAGGGGAACCTGGATGTCGTGATCGAGCGTGCGGCGACTTCCTTAGAGGAATTTTCTCTGGCGATGCGAAAAATGAATCTGATGATGGGGAGTGTGAATCAACTCGTTGCCGATCCGAAGCAACAGGAAAATTTAAAGCGTACGATGGCCGCGATGCCGGCCATGATCGAAAGTACGCACCGTACGATCGCTTCGGTGGAAGTGGCGGTCAAGAAGGCGGGGGAAAACCTGGATAATCTGTCACAGGTCACCGATCCATTGGCCAAACACAGCCAGTCGATGATCGTCAAACTGGATCGGAGCCTATCCCGACTCGATGCGATTATGGCTGAGATGAATTCGTTTACCCGCGCGTTGAATTCAGGTGATGGTTCTCTCAAAAAATTCATGTCTGATCCCGAGTTGTATCGCAATATGAATCGATCGGCTAGTTCGCTGACCGTGCTGTTGAATAACCTGGAACCAATCGCACGTGATATTCGCATCTTCAGTGATAAAATCGCCCGTCACCCTGAAATACTGGGAGTAGGCGGCGCCATGAAAGGGAGTTCGGGGCTCAAAGAACCAACCGAAAAATCTTCGCAGATCAAACAGTCCGGCTTTTCTTTTCCCGGCAGAGCACGCTGAAGCAGAGTTGCTGCTGTATGCTTAAAGCTCGACTTCTCGCTACGTCTCCTTGATTGTTGAGACTGAGGTTCGAGGAACGTCTGCTCTCTTATTCACGACTTGATCAGCGATTTTGATTTCGTCTTGGTTTTAGATAGAAGACTGCAGTGCTGCGCTGTTATCTACGGTTTGGGATTCATGGCTATTGGTTCACGTGTCGTGTTCTCGGATCTATGATTAAGTGCTGTTTTCTAGCATCCGAACCAGTGAACAGTGAAATAAGAATTTGCTATTTAGAGTTCTTAACTGAACGTTCATCAAAAATTAACAAATGGCTGTATTATCCCAAAATAGATCCAGCCGTTGATTTGTTTCAATGAGTGAAAACTGGATGTTGAACTCACTGTTTATAAGGTAGAGCAAATCGTGCGCACCTCTTCTTCGCGACGTCATTTCTTAAAGACTGCCATTACGGCCCCGGCAGTGGGAACGGTTTTTTCCCGCTTTCTAACGATGGCGTCTGCCAACGGGATCACGAAAGATCATTCCGAACTTCGGCCTGTTCAGGATGAGACGACAGGGTTGCCGTTATTGCGGCTGCCTGAAGGTTTCCGTTATCAGTCATTTGGCTGGGTGGGAGACAGAATGTCGGATGGAGTGATTACGCCTGAAGGCCACGATGGCATGGCAGTGATTTCCCAGACAGGGGATGTAATCACAATCTGCAGAAATCACGAAATTCGTGGTTCCCAAAGTTTCGGTCCGGAAGCGATCACCTTTGACCAGAAAGCGGGCGGGGGCTGTGCGAATCTTCAATTCAATGTCAAAACAGGAAAATGGTTGAAAAGCTGGACCAGTTTAGCGGGAACCGTACAAAACTGTGCTGGCGGACCGACTCCCTGGGGAACCTGGTTATCTTGTGAAGAAACAGTGATTGGCCCGAATGAAAGTTTTCGCGACGTTCAATATCAGCATGAAAAACATCATGGCTGGGTTTTTGAAGTGCCCGCCGAAGGGACCGCTTCCTTAGAGCCGCTGAAGGCATTAGGGCGATTTGTGCACGAAGCACTCGCCATTGATCCACGTGATGGCATCATTTATGAAACAGAAGACCGGGACACAGCAGGCTTCTACCGCTTCCTGCCGAATGAGCTTGAAGTGCTCACCAAAGGGGGCGGCTTGCAGATGTTAAAAGTCAAAGGCCAGTCAGATTTGAGAACCGGAGCAAAACGGGGCGTACGTTATGAAGCGGAATGGGTCGATATCGAAGATCCGGAGCGTCGAAACACACCCGGCAAAGAGGACGGTCTCGGCGTTTATTCTCAAGGTAAAGAGAAGGGGGCGACCACCTTTGGTCGCCTGGAAGGCTGCTGGTATGGTGACGGGCTGGTTTATTTTAACTGCACCAATGGAGGAGAGGCGGGCCTGGGACAGGTATGGTCATTCTCACCCAAAGATCAGACGCTGCAGCTTGTGTTTCAGTCTCCCAGCCATGAGATTCTGGACAGCCCGGATAATTTGACCGTCAGTCCACGAGGTGGTTTGATTTTGTGTGAAGACGCCGACTTGAAACCGTTGCGTCTGCATGCATTGAGTCGCAAAGGAACTTTGAAAACGGTCGCCATCAATAACATTCAACTGAAAAAAGGACAGCATCACAATCTGGAAGGTGATTTCAGTGGTGGCGAATGGGCGGGCGCCTGTTTCAGTCCGGATGGCAAATGGCTGTTCGTGAACATTCAAGACCCCGGCATGACCTTTGCGATTACCGGCCCCTGGGAGGAGTTAGGAGTATAACTGACAGAAGTCCAAAATCGAGAAGACTCTCAAGCCCCTTGTTCCCTGGGTGAATAAGGGGCTTGTTTTTGACTAAGGAAACAGGGGTTTTCCGCTTTTCCGAAGATCGTGACTTTTAAGCACTTGGATTGAACTGTAAACTGAAAGAGAGGCTGGCGGGATCTGCATTCATTCCACGGCCCTGGTTTCTGATTTTACAAACGATTGATGCCTGTCTGCTTTTAAGTCTAAACTTCAAACGATGTCGCTCAAAAATTATATCAAGAATGATTTGGAAGTCCGCTTGCGGAATGGGGAGGATTTACCTGCGCAGCTGACATTGGAATCACTGTCAGAGCATTATGAGGTCAGTTTTTCACCCGTCAGGACGGCACTGGCAGAACTGGTCGAAGAAGGACTACTGCAAAAAGGAGCCAATCGCAGGCTGGTTTTAAATACGGAGCAGATCAAACCGTTAAAACGCGGGAAGAAGTCTGTTCTGCCAGAACCTCCTGTCGACATGTTCGAAGTAATTACCAATGATTTTGTGAAATTGAGTTTACAGGGAGAGCCGATTGATATTCGTGAAGAAGTAACGGCTCGGAAATACAACATCAGCCGCTCTTCGCTGCGAATTATTTTAAACCGTCTGGCGGGGACCGGAATTCTGGATCATATTCCCCGCCGGGGTTGGAGACTCAGGCCGTTTCGCCAGGAAGATATGCAGGCGTTTCTGGAAGTGCGCGAACTGCTGGAATTGAAAGCACTCGAACTGGCGAAGTCACATCTTGTTCAAGAAGATCTACAGAGAATTCTCGCTGGTAATGTGATTCCCAAAAAGAAGACCGAGAGTGTCTTAATCGATAATTCGTTGCATGAATATATCATCGAGAAAGCAGGGAATTACTACATTCAAGACTTTTTTCAGCACCAGGGCCGGTATTACGATATTCTGTTTGACTGGGAAGACCAGGACCGGGAGACTGCCATCGAAACGGTACGTCAGCATCAATCAATCCTCAATGCATTGATCAAAAAAGATTGGCGTTCTGCTCGCAAAGCCCTGTCTTATCATATCCGCAATAACCATCCCATATTGAGCAAGATCACGGAATGAACGCCGATGTTGGCGATCACTGCAGCATGCTTCCTTAAACCGGTTGGCACTTGATCGCTCTGGACGTCGATGATCGTTTTTCTAAGATAGGTTCTTCATTCATCAAGGGATCAAAACGGAACAGCAGATGAGCGAACGGATTTCGGAATCAGTATCTCAGCAGGTGGACGAGATCTATCGTCTGGAATCGAGGCGTGTGTTTGCTTCGCTGGTACGATTACTGGGGGATTTCGATCTGGCCGAAGAGGCACTGCATGAAGCCTTTACAGCTGCAGTGGAACAATGGCAGCGGGATGGAATTCCCGATAATCCCGTTTCCTGGTTGGTCTCGGCCGGTCGCTTTAAGGCGATTGATACGATTCGCCGTCGTACTCGATATGATCGTTCTCAAGAGGAACTGACCACCCGGCTGGAGGGAATCGCGGAAGCAAATGCTGAGAAGTCGGATACGGAAGTCGAAGACGACCGTTTGCGATTGATTTTTACCTGCTGTCACCCGGCGATTGCGGCGCAGATCCAGGTTCCCTTGACTTTGCGCGAAGTTTGCGGATTAACGACGGAGGAAATTGCCAGCGCCTTTTTGACCTCTCCCTCCACGATGGCACAACGGATCGTACGCGGCAAAGCGAAAATACGGGAAGCAGGCATCCCGTATGTCATACCGACACGCGCCGATTTGCCGGAACGACTGGATGCAGTGCTGACCGTGATTTATCTGGTGTTCAACGAAGGGTACTCAGCCTCTTCAGGTGACTCGCTCACACGGCAGGATCTCTCAGAAGAGGCGATTCGGCTCGGGCGCTTGCTGGTCGAACTGTTACCCGATGCGGAAGCTCTGGGCCTGTTGGCCCTGATGTTACTGCAGGAATCACGACGGGAAGCCCGGGCGACCTCGATGGGAGAGCTGATTTTACTCGAAGATCAGGATCGAAGGCTCTGGGATCAGGCAAAGATCAGAGAAGGGATTTCTCTGGTTGAACGGGCAATCGCAACCGGGGAAGTGGGCGGTTATACGGTGCAAGCTGCGATCGCTTCGGAGCACGCGCGAGTGAACTCTTCTGAGCAGACCGACTGGTCAAAGATTGTCTCCTGGTACGATCTCCTGTTTCAAATTAACTCCTCTCCGATTATTGAGTTGAACCGCGCGGTCGCAGTCGCGATGCGTGATGGCGCCGCCATCGGCTTAGACCTGGTAGATGCCATTTTGACCCGCGGCGAGCTGACGGAATACCATCTGGCACATGCCGCCCGGGCGGATTTCTTTCGGCGACTGGGACGCAGGGCAGAAGCGCGTGATGCTTATGAAAGGGCGATCGGATTGACAAACCAGACAGCCGAACGTCGATTTCTCGAACTTCGTTTACAAGAACACGTTAACGCCGGCTTATCTGATAGCGAGTGATTTTTTTGAAAATAATTGTCATCGGTGTCGATCTACGGTCGTTCGATTCGACTAACTGGTAAACCGCCGTTTTTTAACTCTCCAATGTAAGGAGAACCGGCGATTGATATCCTGTTGAATCTGGGAGACACCAATGAATACGTCTTTAGGAAAGCCTGCTGAAAAACCGATCCCCGACGGAATGCATACACTGACGCCTCATTTGATCTGTGTCGGGGCAAATGAGGCTATTGAATTTTACAAAAATGCATTCGGTGCCATTGAACAGATGCGACTGCCCGGCCCGGATGGAAAGTTGATGTATGCCTGCCTGCAGATCGGTGATTCGCAAATTATGTTGACTGAAGAAAATGAAAACTGTGGTTCCCGGGGCCCCAAAACGTTACAGGGCTCACCGGTAACGCTACATCTACAGGTCGAGGATGCTGATGCGATGATCGAGCAGGCGGTAGCAGCGGGGGTCACACTGCTGATGCCAGCCACGGATATGTTCTGGGGCGATCGCTACGGTCAGGTGGAAGATCCCTTTGGTCATCGCTGGGCCGTTGCCACGCACGTACGCGATCTCAACATGGATGAAATCCAATCAGGGATGCAGGCGATGTTCGAAAACACGTAAAGCAGAATCTGAAAATGATTCCTTTTGTATATACGGCAAAACAACAAATAAGGAGTATGTATGTCTGATCCACCAAAAATTGCTCCCTTCCTCTGGTTTAATGACAATGCGGAAGAAGCCATCAATCACTACACATCGATCTTCAAAAACTCAAAGAAACTGAACGTCACGCGTTATGGTGAAGGGGCCCCCGCCCCTGCGGGGTCTGTAATGGTCGCCTCGTTTGAACTGGAAGGGCAGACGTTTATTGCACTGAATGGCGGTCCGATGTTCCAGTTTAACGAAGCCATTTCGTTTGCTGTGAATTGTGACACACAGGACGAAATTGATGAATTGTGGAAACGGCTGACAGAGGGAGGAGCACCAGGCCAGTGTGGCTGGCTCAAAGACAAATTCGGTCTCTCATGGCAGATCGTACCTACAATTTTACCGGAGTTAATGCAGGATCAAGAAAAATCGGGCCGAGTCATGCAGGCGTTGATGCAGATGACCAAACTGGATATCCAAGGTCTGCAGCAGGCTTATCACGGCAAATAGACAGGTCGAGATTTGTAAATATAAAGAAATCAAACATTTTTAAACGAGGATTAGACGATGAAATTCATTTGTCTGGGATACTATAACGATACCCTCTTTGCCGAAAAATCGGAAACAGAGATGGCACAGATGATGGAAGAGTGCATGGCCTATGACGACGAGTTGCGACGCGGCGGTCATTTTGTGGGCGGCGAAGCGCTGCAGCATGCGAGCCAGGCGGTCACGTTGAGAATGCAGAGTGGCCAGGTGGATGTGACTGAGGGACCATTTACTGAAACGAAAGAGCAGATCGGCGGTATCCTGATTCTGGAAGCACGTGATTTGAATCACGCCATCGCACTGATGTCAAAGCACCCCGGCGTGAAGGTCGGACCTTTCGAAATCAGACCCGCTGATGAAGAAATCAACGCGCTGATAAAAGCCCGCGACGAAAAGATGCAGTCAGAATAACTAGTGGCTCAGAGTGATCATGAGGGGATGCATTTAGAATTAGAACTGAGAACAAGGAGAACTTTATGAAATATATGCTGCTGATTTACAGTACCGAAAGTGACTGGACCGAAGAGGAACGTGCAGCCTGTATGGCGAAATCGACTGAAGTCTGCCATGAATTGAACGAGAAAGGTCAGTTTTTGACTGCCTCGCCGTTACATCCCGTTTCCATGGCGACCAGTGTGCGTGTCCGAGAAGGGAAGCGGATGATTACCGATGGTCCGTTTGCAGAGACAACTGAGCAACTGGGGGGATACTATATCATCGATGTCGAGAATCTTGACGAAGCGATTGCCATCGCCGGTCAATTGCCTCCGGCGAAGAAGGGCACTGTAGAAATTCGGCCCATTGAAGAAATCACGGATACTCCGGTACCACAAAATTAATGCGTTCTCTCAATTGTAATGCGCTGATGGCTACAATCTGATCGGATCGAAGTTCCGAGTCGGGGCAGACATTTCTAATAAAACAAGAGAGGTCAATATAATGAAAGTGATGGTAATCGTAAAAGCAACAAAAAGTTCCGAGGCAGGAGAAATGCCCAGTGAGCAGTTGCTGACAGAGATGGGCAATTTCAATGAAGAACTCTTCAAAGCGGGAATCATGCTGGCGGGCGATGGTTTACAGCCGAGTTCCGCCGGGTATCGTATTCGTTTTTCCGGAACAGCAAGAACGGTTATTGATGGACCCTTCACCGAAACGAAAGAACTCATCGCTGGTTACTGGTTATGGCAGGTCGATTCAATGGAAGAAGCCATTGAATGGGTGAAACGTTGTCCGAATCCGATGCCTGAAGAGTCGGAAATCGAAATACGTCGCGTTTTCGAAGCGGAAGATTTCGGCGAGGCGATGACACCAGAACTGCAGGAACAGGAACAACGGATTCAAGCAGAAACCGAACGTTTAAGAAATACTTAAAAGGATCGTCGAATGAATCAGACAGACACAAAACCAGTTCAAAAATCAGGTCGCCTTGCGGTCTGGAGTGGCCGGATCATTTCAGCTCTGGTTGCATTTGTCTTTGGGATGAGTGCAATCATGAAATTCAAAGGGGGGCCGGAATTAGCTGAAGGAATGGCACATATGGGATTGCCTGATTCGATGGTACTCCCCCTGGCCATTCTGGAGTTGACCTGTCTGGTCATTTACCTGCTTCCCTGGACTTCAGTGCTGGGCGCAATCTTGTTGACCGGATATCTAGGCGGCGCGATCTGCACTCACTGGCGTGTCGGCGATCCATTTTTCGTGCAAATCATCATCGGTGTATTGGTCTGGCTGGCGCTTTTTCTCCGCGAACATCGTTTGTGGCAGCTGTTGCCATTTCGGAAATTCAATCAGCAGCCAGAGTCGAGAGATCTTTGAACGGTTTTTTGAAGGGCTTGTCTGCGGTGTAGCGATGTGAGGTCATCCAGGAGAACTCTCGTTTGTTCAAGTTCGCCGGATCAGGATCGGGCAGAATTTCTCCATCCGCTTCGATATAGGCGGTCCGCACGACGCGCACCGGCTTCGAAGCTTTCGGCACCAGATCGTAATCAGTTCCTCGGGTCAGCAGGAGCCAACTGTTTTCGCGAAAGCCTGCTTGCATCCGTTTACGGGCGGCGACTCTCAGAGCCGCTTTTTCTGCATCAGAGAGTGTTTTCGAAATTTGAATCTTTTTGACAAGTTTCTGTGTCTCCGAGAGATCGAAACTGACCCAACCATACGGCGGTAAAAAGGCTTCCATCTTGCAGTGAGAGGGGGAATTTTTCGGATACAGCGCCAGGCCATATGTCACACGCGTCGGATAGCCAAGCGCGCGACCCATCGTCGCGCACAGTCCATGGTAATCACTGCAATGCCCTTGTCGCTGTGTGAATGCATGATTGGCGTCTGCTTTCAGTGAAGCATTGATGTGATCGTAGGCCAGATTCTGGTCGATCCAGTTGATTGCATTCATGAGAGGTATGCTGGCATTCTTCGAACCAGTGGCGATTTGTTGGATCACTTGTTGAAACTTTTGTTCCTGATTCAGCGATTGCGGTTGAAGGTAAGACGCAAATGAATCGGGCCATGTTTCCACTGTTTCAACGGATTTCGGATTTAACTGCCAGTCCAGATTCCAGACTTTGGCTGTAAAACGGTGGGTAATGATCTGAGCCCCCTGTGGATCGTGAAATTCAAAGTAAGCAAATCGATTTCCGTAAACGGGTTCACGATTGATTTGCGGTTTCACATCAGTGGGAAACGTGCTGAACTGGCTCTCTTGAATCTCTTGGGCAAAATCGGTTTGTGGGACCGGGACCCAGACTTTCAAGACTTTGCAATGGTAAAGTGGAGTGACGACGATGGCAAATTCCACACTGTGATTAATTGGTTCCTGCTTTTCCGCATGATAGGGGGCATCAGGAGTCAAAGCCTGGCCGGACTGATTCTGAGCGGAGCAGATTGAACTCGTCTGGAATAGAATCGCCAGGGTAACAGTGAGAACAAATCGATTCAGCATGAGGGGCTTCCTGATTCAACCATAATATTTGTTACTTCGAATTCGTGATCACACGTCGGATGGATGATATTATTAAGTTCGTACGAATGATAGATTGATTGTAGTCGCCCTGTTTGGCGTTGGCAACTTGAAATGGAAAAACTGGATCGGCGTTAATGAAAAACAGCGTTCCACAAAACCTCGTGAAACGCTGTCTGGAATGGAGTTGGGATGACATGACGCTGTTCAGATTTTTTCTGGGCGTTACCCTTGTTCTCGATTAGCGATTGATCATTTTCATCGCGGCCTCAGGATAGCGATCTCCTTTTACATTGATTTGCGCGGCGGCATTTTCGATTTCAGCGAGATCGGATTCGGAGAGCGTAATCTCAGCTGACGCGATGTTCTCTTCGAGGCGATGGACTTTGGTCGTTCCCGGAATGGGAACAATCCAGGGCTTTTGGGCCAATATCCAGGCCAGTGCGATTTGAGCCATTGTTGCATTGTTACGCGTGGCGATCCGATCAAGCAGCGCAATCAAAGCCAGGTTTGCTTTCCGATTTTCCGGCGCGAATCGTGGGACTTTATTGCGGAAGTCACTACTGTCGAACGTGGTGGATTCATCAATCTTACCGGTCAAAAATCCCTTCCCTAAGGGGCTGAAGGGAACAAAGCCGATCCCTAGCTCTTCAAGTGTCGGGAAAATTACGCCTTCCGGCTCTCTCCACCAGAGTGAATATTCACTCTGCAGAGCGGTAACGGGTTGTACGGTGTGGGCCCGGCGGATGACGTCTACCCCCGCCTCAGAGAGGCCAAAGTGTTTCACTTTGCCTGCCTGAATCAGTTCTTTGACTGTTCCTGCGACATCTTCGATTGGCACATTGGGGTCAACACGATGCTGATAGAGCAGATCGATGTGGTCAGTCTGCAGCCGCTTCAATGACGCTTCGACGACATCTTTGATATGTTCCGGCCGGCTGTCGAGGCCCGTCTGTACGCCTTGCTCATCAATGGCGAACCCAAACTTGGTGGCAATCACAACCTGATCACGGACGGGAGCTAACGCTTTACCAACCAGTTCTTCGTTCGTAAACGCTCCATAGACCTCGGCTGTATCAAAAAAGTTTATGCCCAGATCGACGGCGGTTCTGATCAAA
This window of the Gimesia fumaroli genome carries:
- a CDS encoding leucine-rich repeat domain-containing protein, whose amino-acid sequence is MRIFSVALFTVISLSIIPVVSAEDKKADPATEQAKSKIRAAGGSVLELAQNDDRLEIAFHLSDQKVNDDTLKTLAGLPKVANLNLRGTEVTSAGLAHLKHLKDLTHLHLEKTKVNDAGLKHLQSLPNLEYLNLYGTEITDAGLPQLGSLKKLKRLYVWQTKVTRPAGLALQKQITGLEIVGLPEEPKPVAAAKPEPAKPAEKKPAPKKEKKPAPKPAKKKTEKKAEKKPEEKKPAPKPAAKKEDAKKKEK
- a CDS encoding MlaE family ABC transporter permease, which translates into the protein MSSVSPSYPRDTIIHGLGRGVINTICLMGDLFLFGWEMLGWMVTRLPPRSNLWWCMYHIGIQSIPVILITGGFIGMVLSVQSYDQFKLMHLENQIGAVISISLVEELGPVLAAIMLAGRVGTSMSAELGTMRVTEQIDALRALGADPVHYLVVPRFLACCLLIPLLTIIADAVGILGGWFFSTQILGVDSFYYWHYSIQFVYAYDVMGGIFKSFFFGAAISLISCHRGFHCGAGAEGVGKAATEAFVYSFIMIMILDFLLGVGIVNFYHFMQTIYPGVLR
- a CDS encoding ABC transporter ATP-binding protein; the encoded protein is MDDKTSKDGYVIELRNVSRQFGTQQVLRDVSFGVRRGETLVVIGESGCGKSVTMKLIMNLLQPTQGDVLWNDRSISDRSPRELHRDRLRIGYLFQGAALFDSLSVYENVAFGLTQNTKLKKAEIDQIVVERLREVGLSETISQKKPAQLSGGMKKRVGLARALAMTPEVMLYDEPTTGLDPVMTDVINELILQTRASRPVTSIVVTHDMSTVKKVADRIIMLYPLARLNSGEEQIVFEGTADEAFACSSPRVHQFVYGEAGDRIREMAEAA
- a CDS encoding MlaD family protein; amino-acid sequence: MTDRQIQFRVGLFVISAMITGAAMIFQFGQLETLWKKKYTIAMRFESISGVHRGTPVVRHGIRIGEVSKIITSDSKPGVMLLVAISETQHLRKDASPQIVSSIMGDSKIVITPGKSTDFIKPGERLIGQASSDPMEVVFRMEKQVSTTLEAFTSTSKEWEKLAGNMNRLMETKEGNLDVVIERAATSLEEFSLAMRKMNLMMGSVNQLVADPKQQENLKRTMAAMPAMIESTHRTIASVEVAVKKAGENLDNLSQVTDPLAKHSQSMIVKLDRSLSRLDAIMAEMNSFTRALNSGDGSLKKFMSDPELYRNMNRSASSLTVLLNNLEPIARDIRIFSDKIARHPEILGVGGAMKGSSGLKEPTEKSSQIKQSGFSFPGRAR
- a CDS encoding alkaline phosphatase PhoX, with protein sequence MRTSSSRRHFLKTAITAPAVGTVFSRFLTMASANGITKDHSELRPVQDETTGLPLLRLPEGFRYQSFGWVGDRMSDGVITPEGHDGMAVISQTGDVITICRNHEIRGSQSFGPEAITFDQKAGGGCANLQFNVKTGKWLKSWTSLAGTVQNCAGGPTPWGTWLSCEETVIGPNESFRDVQYQHEKHHGWVFEVPAEGTASLEPLKALGRFVHEALAIDPRDGIIYETEDRDTAGFYRFLPNELEVLTKGGGLQMLKVKGQSDLRTGAKRGVRYEAEWVDIEDPERRNTPGKEDGLGVYSQGKEKGATTFGRLEGCWYGDGLVYFNCTNGGEAGLGQVWSFSPKDQTLQLVFQSPSHEILDSPDNLTVSPRGGLILCEDADLKPLRLHALSRKGTLKTVAINNIQLKKGQHHNLEGDFSGGEWAGACFSPDGKWLFVNIQDPGMTFAITGPWEELGV
- a CDS encoding GntR family transcriptional regulator — its product is MSLKNYIKNDLEVRLRNGEDLPAQLTLESLSEHYEVSFSPVRTALAELVEEGLLQKGANRRLVLNTEQIKPLKRGKKSVLPEPPVDMFEVITNDFVKLSLQGEPIDIREEVTARKYNISRSSLRIILNRLAGTGILDHIPRRGWRLRPFRQEDMQAFLEVRELLELKALELAKSHLVQEDLQRILAGNVIPKKKTESVLIDNSLHEYIIEKAGNYYIQDFFQHQGRYYDILFDWEDQDRETAIETVRQHQSILNALIKKDWRSARKALSYHIRNNHPILSKITE